The proteins below are encoded in one region of Ornithinimicrobium avium:
- a CDS encoding ABC transporter ATP-binding protein, translating into MTSAPVLRVQDLRADVAGQQVVEHVDLEVTPTGVTALLGRNGVGKTSTIKAVMGLVGRSGTIELDGQDISTLPTYRIAGLGVGYVPEDREVFSALTVSENLRLAERRGSEHRYDLVYELFPELSERGQQAAGTLSGGQQQMVSLARALLNDNRVLLVDEPTKGLAPRLVTEVAHALARAADVVPVLLVEQNLQVVRDLASTVVVLTDGRSVHHGDASSFLSDPVATQRLLGVHGGKDPAGAV; encoded by the coding sequence ATGACGTCCGCTCCCGTCCTGCGCGTGCAGGACCTCCGGGCGGACGTCGCCGGGCAGCAGGTCGTCGAGCACGTCGACCTCGAGGTCACGCCGACCGGCGTGACCGCCCTGCTGGGCCGCAACGGCGTGGGCAAGACCTCCACGATCAAGGCCGTCATGGGCCTCGTCGGGCGCAGCGGCACGATCGAGCTGGACGGCCAGGACATCAGCACCCTGCCGACCTACCGGATCGCCGGGCTGGGCGTGGGCTACGTGCCGGAGGACCGCGAGGTCTTCTCCGCGCTCACCGTCAGCGAGAACCTCAGGCTCGCCGAGCGGCGGGGCAGCGAGCACCGCTACGACCTCGTCTACGAGCTCTTCCCCGAGCTGAGCGAGCGTGGCCAGCAGGCGGCCGGCACGCTCTCGGGCGGTCAGCAGCAGATGGTCTCGCTCGCGCGCGCCCTGCTCAACGACAATCGCGTCCTGCTCGTGGACGAGCCGACCAAGGGCCTGGCGCCGCGCCTCGTCACCGAGGTCGCGCACGCCCTCGCGCGCGCCGCCGACGTGGTCCCCGTCCTGCTCGTGGAGCAGAACCTGCAGGTGGTGCGCGACCTGGCCAGCACCGTCGTGGTGCTCACCGACGGCCGCAGCGTCCACCACGGCGACGCCTCCTCCTTCCTCTCCGACCCCGTCGCCACCCAGCGCCTGCTGGGCGTGCACGGCGGCAAAGACCCCGCTGGAGCCGTATGA
- a CDS encoding ABC transporter ATP-binding protein has translation MTDVSTDHGAGAADRAAPALEVKDISLRIGGAQILQDVSFSVPTGQIVGVIGPNGAGKTTLFNLVSGVMTPTSGSVHLDGQDITGRSITQRATAGLGRTFQTSSLFAGLSVEENVRLAAQVKEGGALSLTSFPRRGDAASTRARELLDEVGLSSRLGRPAGDLPHGDKRKLEIAMLLAADPSVVLLDEPMAGVASGDVEGLTEVIRSLHRDHGRTVLMVEHHMEVLMGLVERVAVLHFGHLLTIDTPEAVMADPTVQSAYLGEAV, from the coding sequence GTGACCGACGTCAGCACGGACCACGGCGCGGGGGCGGCCGACCGGGCCGCCCCCGCGCTGGAGGTCAAGGACATCTCCCTGCGCATCGGAGGTGCCCAGATCCTGCAGGACGTCAGCTTCTCCGTCCCTACGGGGCAGATCGTCGGCGTGATCGGACCGAACGGCGCGGGCAAGACCACGCTGTTCAACCTGGTCTCCGGTGTGATGACGCCGACCTCGGGGTCCGTCCACCTCGACGGGCAGGACATCACCGGGCGCTCGATCACCCAGCGGGCGACCGCCGGGCTCGGGCGCACGTTCCAGACCTCCTCGCTGTTCGCGGGGTTGTCCGTGGAGGAGAACGTCCGCCTCGCGGCCCAGGTCAAGGAGGGCGGTGCGCTGTCGCTCACCTCCTTCCCGCGTCGCGGCGACGCCGCCTCGACCAGGGCCCGCGAGCTCCTCGACGAGGTCGGCCTGAGCAGCCGGCTCGGTCGACCCGCGGGGGACCTGCCCCACGGGGACAAGCGCAAGCTGGAGATCGCGATGCTGCTGGCCGCCGACCCCTCGGTCGTCCTCCTGGACGAGCCGATGGCGGGCGTCGCCTCCGGTGACGTCGAGGGCCTCACCGAGGTCATCCGCAGCCTGCACCGCGACCACGGCCGCACGGTCCTGATGGTCGAGCACCACATGGAGGTCCTCATGGGCCTCGTCGAGCGCGTCGCGGTCCTGCACTTCGGCCACCTGCTCACCATCGACACACCGGAGGCCGTCATGGCCGACCCCACCGTCCAGAGCGCCTACCTCGGGGAGGCGGTATGA
- a CDS encoding 4-hydroxy-3-methylbut-2-enyl diphosphate reductase, whose translation MPTDVATPEPGTPGARRVLLAAPRGYCAGVDRAVVTVEKALELYGPPVYVRKEIVHNKHVVRTLERRGAIFVEETDEVPEGARVIFSAHGVSPAVHEEARQRSLRTIDATCPLVTKVHREAVRFAADDYTILLIGHEGHEEVEGTAGEAPENTILVESPEHVDAVEVPDPERVVWLSQTTLSVDETMETVRRLRERFPALQDPPSDDICYATQNRQVAVKQMARECDLVIVVGSQNSSNSKRLVEVAVEHGARDGHLVDYAEEIDEAWLEGVRTVGVTSGASVPELLVRGVLERLAAHGYEDVQPVTAAEESILFALPTELRRDLKTAGHDVKKLRHDPGALR comes from the coding sequence GTGCCGACCGACGTCGCGACGCCTGAGCCCGGCACGCCTGGTGCCCGGCGGGTCCTGCTGGCCGCCCCGCGCGGCTACTGCGCCGGGGTGGACCGCGCCGTGGTGACGGTCGAGAAGGCTCTGGAGCTCTACGGCCCCCCCGTCTACGTGCGCAAGGAGATCGTGCACAACAAGCACGTCGTGCGCACCCTCGAGCGTCGGGGGGCGATCTTCGTCGAGGAGACCGACGAGGTGCCCGAGGGCGCGCGGGTCATCTTCTCCGCGCACGGTGTCAGCCCGGCCGTGCACGAGGAGGCCCGGCAGCGCTCGCTGCGGACGATCGACGCGACCTGTCCTCTCGTGACCAAGGTGCACCGCGAGGCCGTCCGCTTCGCCGCGGACGACTACACGATCCTGCTCATCGGGCACGAGGGGCACGAGGAGGTCGAGGGCACCGCGGGGGAGGCGCCGGAGAACACGATCCTGGTGGAGAGCCCCGAGCACGTGGACGCCGTCGAGGTCCCCGACCCGGAGCGGGTGGTGTGGCTGTCCCAGACCACCTTGTCGGTCGACGAGACGATGGAGACGGTGCGGCGGCTGCGCGAGCGGTTCCCGGCCCTGCAGGACCCGCCCAGCGACGACATCTGCTACGCCACCCAGAACCGTCAGGTCGCGGTGAAGCAGATGGCCCGGGAGTGCGACCTCGTGATCGTCGTCGGCTCCCAGAACTCGTCCAACTCCAAGCGGCTGGTCGAGGTCGCCGTCGAGCACGGCGCCAGGGACGGCCACCTCGTCGACTACGCCGAGGAGATCGACGAGGCCTGGCTGGAGGGCGTGCGGACCGTGGGCGTGACCAGCGGCGCCAGCGTGCCCGAGCTGCTCGTGCGCGGGGTGCTGGAGCGGCTCGCGGCGCACGGCTACGAGGACGTGCAGCCGGTCACCGCCGCCGAGGAGTCGATCCTCTTCGCGCTGCCCACCGAGCTGCGCCGCGACCTCAAGACGGCCGGGCACGACGTCAAGAAGCTCCGCCACGACCCCGGCGCCCTGCGTTAG
- a CDS encoding DNA recombination protein RmuC yields the protein MQTLPWQVVLLLAVALVLALAVGAVVGAALARAGARAGLVRAEAERDGWARQAQGLEDALAQERGSAAQLAPLGQALRRVEEQVHVLERDRSRQFGEVGVQLADVAEQARALHRQTAALSGALNSSGTRGTWGEVQLRRVLEHAGMLERCDFDEQVSAVTRHDARVRPDAVVHLPGGKSLVVDSKAPLTAYLRAQGEDVPAEEAARLLRDHARALRGHVETLAGKDYWSAFASSPELVVCFVPSDSVLAAALRAEPDLYDHAQSRRVVLASPATLLAVLRATALAWQQEALTANAQQLLRLGTELHQRLGTVGRHLGSMGSSLRRSVETYNHLVGTLESRVLVTTRRMHELGLVEEAVEAPPPVDASPRPLTSAELLADELESATPRRDDLDEAAARRTRSADAVPRQDEPFGA from the coding sequence ATGCAGACGCTCCCCTGGCAGGTCGTGCTCCTCCTTGCCGTGGCCCTCGTCCTGGCCCTGGCGGTCGGGGCCGTGGTCGGTGCCGCGCTCGCCCGCGCCGGAGCGAGGGCCGGGCTGGTCCGCGCCGAGGCCGAGCGGGACGGCTGGGCCCGCCAGGCCCAGGGCCTCGAGGACGCGCTGGCGCAGGAGCGCGGGTCCGCGGCCCAGCTGGCCCCGCTGGGGCAGGCGCTGCGGAGGGTCGAGGAGCAGGTGCACGTGCTGGAGCGCGACCGGTCCAGACAGTTCGGCGAGGTGGGCGTGCAGCTGGCCGACGTCGCCGAGCAGGCCAGGGCGCTGCACCGGCAGACGGCGGCCCTCTCCGGCGCGCTCAACTCCTCGGGCACCCGGGGCACCTGGGGCGAGGTGCAGCTGCGGCGGGTGCTCGAGCACGCAGGCATGCTCGAGCGCTGCGACTTCGACGAGCAGGTCAGTGCCGTGACCAGGCATGACGCCCGCGTCCGCCCGGACGCGGTTGTCCACCTGCCCGGCGGCAAGAGCCTGGTGGTCGACAGCAAGGCGCCGCTCACGGCCTACCTGCGCGCCCAGGGCGAGGACGTCCCGGCCGAGGAGGCGGCACGGCTGCTGCGCGACCACGCGCGGGCCCTGCGTGGGCACGTCGAGACCCTCGCCGGCAAGGACTACTGGAGCGCCTTCGCCAGCTCCCCGGAGCTCGTCGTGTGCTTCGTGCCCAGCGACTCGGTGCTGGCCGCGGCCCTGCGCGCCGAGCCCGACCTCTACGACCACGCGCAGTCCCGGCGCGTGGTGCTCGCCTCGCCCGCCACCCTGCTGGCCGTGCTGAGGGCGACCGCCCTGGCGTGGCAGCAGGAGGCGCTCACCGCCAACGCCCAGCAGCTGCTCCGGCTGGGGACAGAGCTGCACCAGCGGCTGGGCACCGTGGGCCGCCACCTGGGCTCGATGGGCTCCTCGCTGCGCCGCTCCGTGGAGACCTACAACCACCTGGTGGGCACGCTGGAGTCGCGGGTGCTGGTCACCACGCGTCGCATGCACGAGCTGGGGCTGGTCGAGGAGGCGGTCGAGGCGCCGCCGCCGGTGGACGCCTCGCCACGCCCCCTGACCAGCGCCGAGCTGCTCGCCGACGAGCTGGAGTCAGCCACCCCGCGCAGGGACGACCTGGACGAGGCCGCCGCTCGCAGGACCCGGTCGGCCGACGCCGTCCCCCGGCAGGACGAGCCGTTCGGGGCCTGA
- a CDS encoding alpha/beta hydrolase, which yields MSTPTTLPPSVGQVVGPRYREVEVPVRGGDLHVGVWEPEGGGPAPPTVLAVHGITASHVGWAELARQLPGVRIVAPDLRGRGRSRDLPAPYGMPTHADDVAAVLDHLGAGPVVVVGHSMGGFVSLVLADRHPDTVSSLVLVDGGMPLLPPPGVAPDEMAGLVLGPAAERLQMTFPSRAAYRDFWREHPALGPGWTDLTTAYVDYDLVGAEPELRPATRVAALGEDIRELVDGDSVQHALDHLRRPATWLVAPRGLMDEVPPLYPDAARDLWTVRYPAVRMVPVEDVNHYTVIMLAEGAAQVRPHVVEALGEAR from the coding sequence GTGAGCACGCCCACCACGCTGCCACCGTCCGTCGGGCAGGTCGTCGGGCCCCGCTACCGGGAGGTCGAGGTGCCGGTGCGCGGCGGTGACCTGCACGTCGGTGTCTGGGAGCCCGAGGGTGGTGGTCCGGCGCCGCCGACGGTGCTCGCCGTCCACGGCATCACCGCCTCGCACGTCGGCTGGGCCGAGCTGGCCCGCCAGCTGCCCGGGGTGCGGATCGTCGCGCCCGACCTGCGCGGCCGCGGCCGGTCCAGGGACCTGCCCGCGCCCTACGGCATGCCGACGCACGCCGACGACGTCGCGGCCGTCCTGGACCACCTGGGGGCCGGACCGGTCGTTGTCGTCGGCCACTCGATGGGGGGCTTCGTCTCCCTCGTGCTCGCCGACCGGCACCCGGACACGGTCTCCTCCCTCGTCCTCGTCGACGGGGGTATGCCGCTCCTCCCGCCTCCGGGCGTCGCGCCGGACGAGATGGCCGGGCTGGTCCTGGGACCTGCTGCGGAACGTCTGCAGATGACCTTCCCGAGCCGCGCCGCCTACCGCGACTTCTGGCGGGAGCACCCCGCGCTGGGACCGGGGTGGACCGACCTCACCACCGCCTACGTCGACTACGACCTCGTGGGCGCCGAGCCCGAGCTGCGACCCGCCACGCGGGTCGCCGCGCTGGGGGAGGACATCCGCGAGCTCGTCGACGGCGACTCGGTGCAGCACGCCCTGGATCACCTGCGGCGTCCGGCGACCTGGCTGGTCGCGCCCCGCGGGCTGATGGACGAGGTGCCGCCGCTCTACCCCGACGCGGCCCGCGACCTGTGGACCGTGCGCTATCCCGCGGTGCGCATGGTGCCGGTGGAGGACGTCAACCACTACACGGTGATCATGCTCGCGGAGGGCGCCGCCCAGGTGCGTCCGCACGTCGTCGAGGCGCTGGGTGAGGCCCGGTAG
- a CDS encoding branched-chain amino acid ABC transporter permease, with amino-acid sequence MSTVVLLLITGIGLGAIYFLVASGLSLIYGLMGVLNFAHGVFLTFGAFLGWEVARVVGAATWPAFLASLVVGALAGAVFAALTERFLVQRLYERHIEQILITVGLGLAVVALFDGIWGTDARFITGPPWMAETTRVAGANVPNDRFVAIGVATLVLLAIVLFLKYTRYGMIIRAGVENRSMVTALGIDVRTAFTLIFTIGGAAAGLGGVLASHAFGYVSPMLGQTLLIFAFIVTIIGGLGSLTGAAVAAVVVALMQQFANYYLGGTGDFAVVILLAVVLLARPSGLMGKRVAA; translated from the coding sequence ATGAGCACCGTCGTCCTCCTCCTGATCACCGGGATCGGGCTCGGAGCCATCTACTTCCTCGTCGCCTCCGGCCTGTCCCTCATCTACGGTCTGATGGGCGTGCTGAACTTCGCCCACGGCGTCTTCCTCACCTTCGGCGCGTTCCTCGGTTGGGAGGTCGCCCGCGTCGTCGGGGCGGCCACCTGGCCGGCGTTCCTCGCCTCCCTCGTGGTCGGCGCCCTGGCCGGCGCGGTCTTCGCCGCGCTCACCGAGCGCTTCCTCGTGCAGCGCCTCTACGAGCGGCACATCGAGCAGATCCTCATCACCGTCGGGCTCGGGCTGGCCGTCGTCGCGCTCTTCGACGGCATCTGGGGCACCGACGCCCGGTTCATCACCGGCCCGCCCTGGATGGCGGAGACCACGCGGGTCGCCGGCGCCAACGTGCCCAACGACCGCTTCGTGGCGATCGGGGTCGCGACCCTCGTCCTGCTGGCGATCGTGCTCTTCCTGAAGTACACCCGCTACGGCATGATCATCCGCGCCGGTGTCGAGAACCGCTCCATGGTGACCGCCCTGGGCATCGACGTGCGGACCGCGTTCACGCTGATCTTCACGATCGGTGGCGCCGCGGCCGGGCTCGGTGGCGTCCTCGCCTCGCACGCCTTCGGTTACGTCTCGCCGATGCTGGGACAGACCCTGCTGATCTTCGCCTTCATCGTGACGATCATCGGCGGCCTGGGGTCGCTGACCGGTGCCGCGGTCGCCGCCGTGGTGGTGGCGCTCATGCAGCAGTTCGCCAACTACTACCTGGGGGGCACCGGCGACTTCGCCGTGGTGATCCTGCTGGCGGTGGTCCTGCTGGCCAGACCGTCCGGCCTGATGGGGAAGAGGGTGGCGGCATGA
- a CDS encoding branched-chain amino acid ABC transporter permease: MTGRTGSTNARTLLPGVVAPVGVLVLLACLPLLDITIPGVLPGATYTPGTLHLLALAWVMAAVALSYHLLFGVAGLLSFGHALYFGFGAYGLGIVMEQLGLGLLPAALVVVVAAVVMSALLGAVSLQVTGIPFAMVTLAFAQAGSVLVRRDPGRLTGGEEGLRLPTEFVPDFFIGVFNTRNVYWLALGVLAVSYLLTRWVQNSRAGHVAAAVRENELRVQVLGMRPFLVKLAIFVAASVIASMVGMVHLLLNSGAIPNVMSAEFTISLLLMVVLGGVGSRWGAVAGAILYVLLNQRLTVLASAGWVDGLPAVLRIPLSEPLFILGLLFVLVVLFLPGGLAGTVARIGARSRARGERRGGKRSHGPAGPADDAGALDERERLEVT; this comes from the coding sequence ATGACCGGGCGGACCGGGTCGACGAACGCTCGCACGCTGCTCCCCGGGGTGGTCGCGCCGGTGGGAGTGCTCGTGCTGCTCGCCTGCCTGCCGCTGCTCGACATCACCATCCCGGGCGTCCTGCCCGGCGCCACCTACACGCCGGGCACCCTGCACCTGCTCGCCCTCGCCTGGGTGATGGCGGCGGTCGCGCTGTCCTACCACCTGCTCTTCGGCGTCGCCGGCCTGCTCAGCTTCGGCCACGCGCTGTACTTCGGCTTCGGCGCCTACGGGCTCGGCATCGTCATGGAGCAGCTCGGGCTCGGTCTCCTTCCCGCAGCCCTCGTGGTGGTGGTCGCGGCGGTCGTCATGTCGGCGCTGCTCGGTGCCGTCAGCCTGCAGGTGACCGGCATCCCGTTCGCCATGGTCACCCTGGCGTTCGCCCAGGCGGGCTCGGTCCTGGTCCGCCGGGACCCGGGCCGCCTCACCGGCGGCGAGGAGGGTCTGCGGCTGCCGACCGAGTTCGTGCCGGACTTCTTCATAGGCGTGTTCAACACCCGCAACGTCTACTGGCTGGCGCTCGGCGTGCTCGCGGTGAGCTACCTGTTGACCAGGTGGGTGCAGAACTCGCGGGCCGGGCACGTCGCCGCGGCCGTCCGGGAGAACGAGCTGCGGGTCCAGGTCCTCGGCATGCGTCCGTTCCTGGTCAAGCTCGCCATCTTCGTGGCGGCCTCCGTCATCGCCTCGATGGTCGGCATGGTGCACCTGCTGCTCAACTCCGGAGCCATCCCGAACGTCATGAGCGCCGAGTTCACCATCTCGCTGCTGCTGATGGTCGTCCTGGGCGGGGTCGGGTCCCGCTGGGGCGCGGTCGCCGGCGCGATCCTCTACGTGCTGCTGAACCAGCGCCTCACCGTGCTCGCCTCGGCGGGCTGGGTGGACGGGCTGCCGGCGGTCCTGCGCATCCCGCTGTCCGAGCCGCTGTTCATCCTCGGTCTGCTGTTCGTCCTCGTCGTGCTCTTCCTGCCCGGCGGGCTCGCCGGTACGGTGGCCAGGATCGGTGCGCGTTCGCGGGCACGGGGCGAGCGTCGCGGCGGGAAGCGCTCCCACGGACCGGCCGGGCCCGCGGACGACGCGGGCGCCCTGGACGAGCGGGAACGGCTGGAGGTCACATGA
- a CDS encoding class I adenylate-forming enzyme family protein has protein sequence MSGIHGPVDGLHTLGRWPADRARLAPQRVAILDRGVELTYGRMEARIERLVEHLRTAGVRRGDRIATLVGSSSCHVVLFFACARVGAALAPLSWRLTARELARQVDLLAPVLLVTEDETSGLAREVLGNLARRVPTVPLTGIDATGVPRVREQGPVEAVQDEDPLLVLFTSGTGSAPKAAVLSHRACYWTNLSLSRTVELGEDDVVLAVMPQFHVGGWNIQPLLAWWTGATVVLERSFDAGRVLSLVRERRITTMMGVPTQYLRLAEHPAFATADLSSLRRAIVGGAPMPAPLLRTFHGRGVSLVQGYGLTEAGPNVLCIPPREATARAGWAGVPYPHVDVALAAPATGERIEGPGTGELLVRGPGVFSGYLHDEAATRAALRAGWLSTGDVATRDEHGYLRIVDRLKNIFISGGENVAPAEVEAVLLTHAGVEQAVVVGVPDERWGERGVALVVPRSGVVTDETELVEHCRERLAAFKVPVAVHLVPELPSVSVGKIARQQALHIALAAQQARSR, from the coding sequence ATGAGCGGCATCCACGGGCCGGTCGACGGGCTGCACACCCTCGGCCGGTGGCCGGCCGACCGGGCGCGGCTGGCGCCCCAGCGGGTCGCGATCCTCGATCGCGGTGTCGAGCTGACCTACGGGCGGATGGAGGCGCGGATCGAGCGGCTCGTGGAGCATCTGCGCACGGCCGGCGTGCGGCGCGGGGACCGGATCGCGACCCTGGTCGGCAGCTCCAGCTGCCACGTCGTGCTGTTCTTCGCGTGCGCGCGGGTGGGTGCAGCCCTGGCCCCGCTCTCCTGGCGGCTCACCGCCCGAGAGCTGGCCCGCCAGGTGGACCTGCTCGCACCGGTGCTCCTCGTCACTGAGGACGAGACCTCCGGGCTGGCCCGCGAGGTCCTGGGCAACCTGGCGCGCCGGGTGCCGACCGTACCGCTGACCGGGATCGACGCGACCGGCGTGCCCCGGGTGCGTGAGCAGGGGCCGGTGGAGGCGGTCCAGGACGAGGACCCGCTCCTCGTGCTGTTCACCTCCGGCACCGGCAGCGCCCCCAAGGCGGCGGTGCTCTCGCACCGGGCCTGCTACTGGACCAACCTGTCCCTGTCCCGCACCGTGGAGCTGGGGGAGGACGACGTGGTGCTCGCGGTGATGCCGCAGTTCCACGTCGGGGGATGGAACATCCAGCCGCTCCTGGCCTGGTGGACCGGTGCCACCGTCGTGCTCGAGCGCTCCTTCGACGCCGGCCGGGTGCTCAGCCTGGTCCGCGAACGAAGGATCACCACGATGATGGGTGTCCCCACGCAGTACCTCCGGCTCGCCGAGCACCCCGCCTTCGCGACCGCCGACCTGAGCAGCCTGCGCAGAGCGATCGTCGGCGGCGCCCCGATGCCCGCGCCGCTGCTGCGCACCTTCCACGGCCGCGGCGTCAGCCTCGTGCAGGGCTACGGCCTGACCGAGGCCGGACCCAACGTGCTCTGCATACCTCCCAGGGAGGCGACCGCGCGCGCGGGCTGGGCCGGCGTCCCCTACCCCCACGTCGACGTGGCGCTCGCGGCACCCGCGACCGGCGAGCGGATCGAGGGCCCCGGCACCGGTGAGCTGCTGGTGCGCGGTCCGGGGGTGTTCAGCGGCTACCTGCACGACGAGGCGGCCACCCGCGCGGCCCTGCGCGCCGGCTGGCTGTCCACCGGTGACGTCGCCACCCGCGACGAGCACGGCTACCTGCGCATCGTCGACCGGCTCAAGAACATCTTCATCTCCGGGGGGGAGAACGTCGCGCCCGCCGAGGTCGAGGCCGTGCTGCTCACCCACGCCGGCGTCGAGCAGGCCGTGGTCGTGGGCGTGCCGGACGAGCGGTGGGGGGAGCGGGGCGTGGCGCTGGTCGTCCCGCGAAGCGGCGTCGTCACCGACGAGACCGAGCTCGTCGAGCACTGCCGCGAGCGGCTGGCGGCGTTCAAGGTCCCCGTCGCCGTCCACCTCGTCCCCGAGCTGCCGTCGGTGTCGGTCGGCAAGATCGCCCGCCAGCAGGCGCTGCACATCGCGCTCGCGGCCCAGCAGGCGAGGTCACGGTGA
- a CDS encoding TetR/AcrR family transcriptional regulator — translation MTQTRATADRTPRTARGARTRARLLEAAEDVFATVGYHDASIVKITERAGVALGTFYVHFPGKKEIFDEVVHDLSQRVRQAMSEGARRGRDRIEAEREGFREFFRFTAAHPALYRIIRQAEFVSPEAMRAHYEAICSGYAAGLESARAAGEIRDVDPTVTAWALMGAGELIGMRWVLWDGAGRIDPGVFEGLMNLIQGALEPPAAPTDHDREDSTT, via the coding sequence GTGACACAGACCCGCGCGACGGCCGACCGCACCCCACGCACCGCCCGCGGAGCCCGCACCCGGGCCCGCCTGCTCGAGGCGGCCGAGGACGTCTTCGCCACGGTCGGCTACCACGACGCCTCGATCGTGAAGATCACCGAGCGCGCCGGGGTGGCGCTGGGCACCTTCTACGTGCACTTCCCCGGCAAGAAGGAGATCTTCGACGAGGTCGTCCACGACCTGTCCCAGCGGGTGCGCCAGGCGATGAGCGAGGGCGCCCGCCGCGGCCGCGACCGGATCGAGGCCGAGCGCGAGGGCTTTCGCGAGTTCTTCCGTTTCACCGCTGCCCACCCGGCCCTCTACCGGATCATCAGGCAGGCCGAGTTCGTCTCGCCCGAGGCGATGCGCGCCCACTACGAGGCGATCTGCAGCGGCTACGCCGCAGGTCTGGAGAGCGCCCGTGCAGCGGGGGAGATCCGGGACGTCGACCCCACCGTGACCGCCTGGGCGCTCATGGGTGCCGGCGAGCTCATCGGCATGCGGTGGGTCCTCTGGGACGGCGCGGGCCGCATCGACCCTGGCGTCTTCGAGGGGCTCATGAACCTCATCCAGGGGGCGCTCGAGCCGCCGGCGGCACCGACCGACCACGACAGAGAGGACAGCACGACATGA
- a CDS encoding substrate-binding domain-containing protein, whose amino-acid sequence MSSAAVLAVAGCAPSATDTADEATGADGNASATAGGGEQAAGGSVDVGIIYSETGPLAAYGQQYKQGLEAGIDYATDGTGEVNGTTIQITYRDDAGNPDTAVAAAKELIGDGYQILGGTVVSGIAIAMAEQAEQNQILYISGPAATDAITGANEYTFRSGRQSLQDVATAGALLGEEGGKVVVLAQDNAFGQGNLAAVEAVIGANGAEVDSVLVPEDATEFTGFARQVIDAKPDLIFVAWAGATAGNMWQSLDQQDVFDVAPVVTGLADSATFGAYGPIGEKISFLSHYFPGAADNEVNQALVDHVSEAGGTPDLFTPDGFVAGQMIVHAVAEGSADDVNSMIGALEGWEFQGPKGDYTIRASDHALLQPMFSATLVKDGDSWTPELIDTFTADQVAPPEASSK is encoded by the coding sequence ATGTCCTCTGCCGCGGTCCTGGCTGTCGCCGGGTGCGCGCCGTCGGCGACCGACACCGCCGACGAGGCGACCGGCGCCGACGGCAACGCCTCTGCCACCGCGGGCGGTGGTGAGCAGGCCGCCGGCGGCAGCGTCGACGTCGGCATCATCTACTCCGAGACCGGCCCGCTGGCCGCCTACGGCCAGCAGTACAAGCAGGGCCTGGAGGCCGGCATCGACTACGCCACCGACGGCACCGGCGAGGTGAACGGCACCACGATCCAGATCACCTACCGCGACGACGCGGGCAACCCGGACACCGCGGTGGCCGCCGCCAAGGAGCTCATCGGCGACGGCTACCAGATCCTCGGTGGCACCGTCGTCTCCGGCATCGCGATCGCGATGGCCGAGCAGGCCGAGCAGAACCAGATCCTCTACATCTCCGGCCCGGCCGCCACCGACGCCATCACCGGCGCCAACGAGTACACCTTCCGCTCGGGCCGCCAGAGCCTGCAGGACGTCGCCACCGCCGGCGCCCTGCTGGGTGAGGAGGGCGGCAAGGTGGTCGTCCTCGCCCAGGACAACGCCTTCGGCCAGGGCAACCTCGCCGCGGTCGAGGCGGTCATCGGCGCCAACGGCGCGGAGGTGGACAGCGTGCTCGTCCCCGAGGACGCCACCGAGTTCACCGGCTTCGCCCGCCAGGTGATCGACGCCAAGCCCGACCTGATCTTCGTGGCCTGGGCCGGTGCGACCGCCGGGAACATGTGGCAGTCGCTCGACCAGCAGGACGTCTTCGACGTCGCCCCCGTGGTCACCGGTCTGGCCGACAGCGCGACCTTCGGAGCCTACGGCCCGATCGGCGAGAAGATCAGCTTCCTCTCGCACTACTTCCCGGGCGCGGCGGACAACGAGGTCAACCAGGCCCTCGTGGACCACGTCAGCGAGGCCGGCGGCACGCCGGACCTGTTCACCCCGGACGGCTTCGTGGCCGGTCAGATGATTGTGCACGCCGTCGCCGAGGGCAGCGCCGACGACGTCAACTCGATGATCGGTGCCCTCGAGGGCTGGGAGTTCCAGGGCCCGAAGGGTGACTACACGATCCGCGCCAGCGACCACGCCCTGCTCCAGCCGATGTTCAGCGCCACGCTGGTCAAGGACGGGGACAGCTGGACGCCGGAGCTCATCGACACCTTCACCGCAGACCAGGTCGCGCCGCCGGAGGCGTCCAGCAAGTGA